One genomic window of Conexivisphaerales archaeon includes the following:
- a CDS encoding PadR family transcriptional regulator, whose product MQSQKGSQDADAIRESLIGIFALHMMEKGSVYGSDVANRIKELTEGTWKPGAGAIYPTLNRLVKKDFARIDLSDSRKKYHITARGKAYVEDVKKRFLFKSKYAFAWRLVLEMVEPEARVDFVVKRFRSGLETIEEILSGKDYLSAEEKSYLAKTVVEEMQRSMARISRLTQR is encoded by the coding sequence ATGCAGAGTCAAAAAGGTAGTCAGGATGCTGATGCAATACGTGAAAGTCTGATAGGCATATTTGCACTGCACATGATGGAAAAGGGTTCTGTCTACGGCTCCGACGTAGCAAACAGGATAAAGGAACTGACAGAAGGTACTTGGAAACCAGGAGCTGGTGCAATCTACCCGACGCTTAACAGGCTGGTAAAGAAGGACTTTGCCAGAATAGACCTGAGTGATTCCAGGAAGAAATATCATATTACAGCAAGGGGTAAAGCATATGTAGAGGATGTAAAAAAGAGATTTCTCTTCAAATCGAAGTACGCTTTCGCTTGGAGACTGGTTCTTGAAATGGTAGAACCTGAGGCCAGAGTTGACTTCGTTGTAAAGCGTTTCAGAAGCGGGCTTGAAACGATTGAGGAGATACTGAGCGGTAAGGATTACCTTTCTGCTGAAGAGAAGAGCTACCTTGCCAAAACTGTGGTCGAGGAGATGCAGAGAAGCATGGCAAGGATAAGCAGGCTTACCCAGAGATGA
- a CDS encoding flavin reductase family protein encodes MKKPADIAEDFRNVMRNYPQGVAVLASSADGNLYGMTVSSFISVSMSPPLLLVSIMKGNHIHDVFAKCDHFSLTILAYDQSELSERFSKFQELERRFDGVDYTLEERGLPILDDSVAGIICERWKNVEAGDHTLLIGRVVYAKILNEKLPLVYFRREYTTVKQKELADRK; translated from the coding sequence ATGAAAAAGCCAGCTGATATTGCAGAAGACTTCAGAAATGTTATGAGAAATTACCCGCAGGGGGTTGCTGTACTGGCCTCTAGTGCTGACGGAAACCTCTACGGAATGACAGTCAGTTCCTTCATCAGCGTATCCATGAGTCCCCCTTTGCTTCTTGTCTCAATCATGAAGGGAAACCACATACATGATGTCTTTGCCAAATGCGACCACTTTTCTTTAACCATTTTGGCGTATGATCAGTCAGAGTTATCTGAGAGATTCTCCAAATTTCAAGAACTGGAGAGAAGGTTCGATGGTGTAGATTACACCTTGGAAGAAAGGGGACTTCCGATTTTGGATGATTCTGTAGCAGGAATAATTTGCGAGAGATGGAAGAATGTTGAAGCGGGAGACCACACTTTGCTCATAGGAAGGGTCGTGTATGCAAAGATTTTGAATGAGAAACTGCCTCTTGTATACTTCAGGAGAGAATATACAACGGTAAAACAGAAAGAATTGGCTGATAGGAAATAA